The DNA segment CGGGTGGGTTGGTCAACGTCGCCAGCCGCCCTCGGAGTTGATGACCTCGCCGGTGATCCAGCCCGCCTCGTCGGTGGCCAGCCAGGCGATGAGGCGGGCCGGGTCGTCGGGCAGGCCCCAGCGGCCGGCGGGGAACCGCGTGGCCACGGCCGCGTGGTCCTCGCCGGTGGCGTAACCGGTGTCGACGGGGCCCGGGTTGACGGTGTTCACCGTGATCCCCCGCTCGGCGAGGTCCGCGGACAGGGAGCGGGTGACGGAGGCGAGGGCACCCTTCTGGAGGGCGTAGGCGATCTCGCCGGGCATGCCGCCGCCCATGTCCTGTCCGGACGTCATCATCATCACGCGGCCGCCCGGGGTGCCCTCGGGGAGGGTGGCGCGGTGGCGGGCGTACGCCTGGATCAGCAGCAGTACCGAGCGGGTGTCCACCGCCCAGTGGGCGTCCAGCATCGCGGCGTCGATCTCGTCCAGGGTGCCGTCGGATCCGCTGAGGGCGTGGTTGGCGACGAGGATGTCGAGCCGGCCGAACTCCGCCACGACGGTGTCGACCAGCCGGGCCGGTCCGGCGGGGTCCGCCAGGTCACCCGGCCCCTCGGTCACCCGCGCCGCCGGGTCGGCGAGGGCCGCGCGCACCGAGTCGACGACCACCTCGGGACGGTCGGCGCCCCAGGGCATCGCCGCGTCGTGCGGTACATGGTGATGGACGTGGACGCTGGCGCCGTACGCGGCCAGCCGGCGGGCCACCGCGTACCCGATGCCGGCCCGGCGCCCGGCTCCGGTGACGAGCGCGGTGCGTCCGCGCAGGGGCAGGGGGTCCCGGCGGAGTTCTTCGGCGGTGGGGTGCGCGAGGCTCGTCATGGACGGTCACGGTACGGAGCGCGGGGCCGGGAGGCGAGCGAATTGGCCGGACCCACGCCATCCCGGTCGCGGCCCGCACCGCACCACCTCGGACACACCCCGCGCCACACCTCCGCACACACTCCCCCGCCCGGCCGGGCCCGGCACCGCTCGGCCGGACGGCCCCGTCCCGGTGGCGCGCCCGGTACCGAGGCCGCTTGCTGGTGCGAGGGGTGACGCGAAGGAGGCGGGCCGCTTTATGCAGGGCAACAGGCCGGGGCAGCAGACGCTGGAGACTCCTCGGGCCGCCGGGCTGGCCGGAATCGTGTTCGCGCTGTTGCTCGCCGCGGCGATCGTACTGATCCGACTCGGCATTCCCGAGGGCGCCGACGCGGCCACCGCTCAGGGGTTCACCGACTCCGCGCGGCGTGACGCGGTACGGGCGGCCCTCGCGCTGGTGCCGTTCGCCGGCATCTTCTTCCTGTGGTTCGTGGGCGCCCTGCGGTCCCATGTCGGCCAGGCGGAGGACAAGTTCCTCGCCACCGTCCTCCTCGGCAGCGGACTGGTCTTCACGGCCACCATGTTCGGCGCCGCCGCTGCGGCCGGTTCCGTGCTCGCGCTCGCGCACCCCACCGGTACCTCTCCCGGGCTGTCCGCCTGGGACTTCGGCCGGGATTTCGCCTACACGCTGATGACGGGTTACGCGATGCGGATGGCGGCCGTCTTCGTGTGTTCCATGTCGGTGATCGGACACCGCATGGGCGTGCTGCCGCGCTGGATGTCGGTCGTGGGCTTCCTGACCGCCCTGACCCTGCTCTTCGTCTCGTCGAACGTGCCGTGGGCGGAGCTGGTCTTCCCGGCCTGGTCGCTGGTGGTCAGCGTGCACATCCTCCTGGCGAGCGGCCGCACCCGCCGCCGTACCGGCGCGCCCGCATGACCCGTACCAGCGCGCGCCGCGTGACCCATGCCGACGCGCCGCATGACCCGTACCAGCGCGCGCCGCGTGACCCGCGGCTGCGCGTCCGCGTGACGAGGCGGTGTCCCCGGACGGGTCACCCGATCGGCGTGGCCCGGCTCGCGGGTCCCGAGCCGCGCCTCGCATGCTGGCGGACGGGGATGACCGCCGTCCGGGGATGCCCACGCCGCCTGGGTGGTGCCGCACCGGACCTGGCCACCGAAGGGCGGAGCGCCGATGAGGCTCGTCGTCGATCTGAACAAATGCCAGGGGTACGCCCAGTGCGCGTTCCTCGCGCCCGACATCTTCGCCATGCACGGTGAGGAGTCGCTGATCTACGACCCGCTGGCGCACGAGGAACAGCTGGAGCGGCTGGAGCGGGCCGTCGCCGCCTGTCCCGTGCAGGCGATCACGGCGGACGGTCTGGACCCGAGGGACGGCTTCCTGGCCGGTTCCGACTTCGTGGCCGGCACCGGGCGGGAGTCGTCCGATGGCCGCTGACTACGTGGACTGGCTGCGGCGCGAGGGCCGGATCGCGATCGTCGGCGCCTCGCTGGCCGGGCTGCGCGCCGCCGAGACCCTGCGTGCGGAGGGTTTCGCCGGATCGCTGACCATGATCGGCGACGAGCCGTACGAGCCGTACGACCGCCCGCCGCTGTCGAAGGCCGTCCTGCTGGGCAAGGCTTCTCCGGACCACACCGATCTGCCGCAGCGCCGGGACATCGACGCGAAGTGGCGGCTCGGCGTCGCCGCGACCGGTCTCGACATCACGGCGAAGCGGGTGCGGCTGTCCGACGGGGACGAGGTCGAATACGACCGGCTGCTCATCGCGACCGGTGTCCGCGCCCGGCCCTGGCCGAACGAGGCGGAGGCGGGGCTGGACGGCGTGTTCGTGCTGCGCACCCGGGACGACGCGGTCGGGCTGTGCCGGCGGCTGGGGGCGGGGGCGCGCCGGGTGTTCGTCGTCGGTGCCGGTTTCGCCGGTTCCGAGGTCGCCTCGGCCTGCCGGGAGCATGGCATGGAGGTCACCGTCGCGGAACGCGCCGGGGGCCCGCTGGTGGGCGCTCTCGGCGGGGTCATCGGCGCGGTCGCGATGGATCTGCAGCTCGAGAACGGCGTGGACCTGCGCACCCATGTCACGGTGACGGCGCTGGAGGGCGACTCGGGCGGCAAGGTCAGGGCGGTCCATCTGTCCGACGAGAGCGTCGTGGAGACGGACGTCGTGGTGGTGTCGCTGGGCTCGATCCGCAACACCGACTGGCTGGCCGGGTCGGGGCTCGGCGCGGGGCCGCGCGGCATCGCCACGGACGCGGGCTGCCGGGCCTTCGACTTCCGGGGCATCGTCACGGACGACGTCTTCGCGGCGGGTGACGTCGCCCGTTCCCCGCACCCGCTGTTCGGCTACCAGTTCCTGTCGCTGGAGCACTGGGGCAACGCCGTCGCGCAGGGTGAGACGGCCGCCCACAACATGATCTGCCCGGCCACCGACCGCCGCCCGCACATGTGGATGCCGGCGTTCTGGTCGTCCCAGTTCGGCGTGAACATCAAGTCGGTCGGTGTGCCGCCGATGGCCGACGAGATCATGATCACGCAGGGGTCGCTGACCGAGCGCCGGTTCGCGGGCGTCTACGGGTACAAGGGCCGGATCGTGGCCGCCGTGACCTTCAACAACGCGAAGTGGCTGGAGTACTACCAGCGGCAGATCGAGCAAGGCGCGCCGTTCCCCGTCGGGTATCCCACGATGGACCGGCGTCCCGAGGGCCGGCAGCCGATGCCCGCCGACTTCCCCGACCCGTCGCTGCCCACCCACGGCCCGACCGTGACCCTCAGCGGTTACTCGCCGGCCGACCGCAGGATGGTCTTCACCCCGGCCCACCACTGACCCGCCGCCCGGCCCCGACGCCCCTAGGACCCCTCATGTCGCAAGTCTCGCTGGTGCGCCAGATCCTGGACCACGCCAACCGCGCCAATCCGTATCCGCTGTACGCGGAGCTGCTCAAGACGCCGGTGGTGCACGACGGAGAGTACGGCCCGTACGTCATCAGCTCGTACTGGGACATCGAGAGCCTCCTGCACGACCCCCGGATCAGCTCCGACTCCGCCAACCTGGCCGCCGCCGGGCCGGACGCGATGCCCCAGGCGGAGGACGACACGGGGCTGCCGCCGTCCTTCATCCGGCTCGACCCGGCCGAGCACGACCGGCTGCGGCGCATCACCAACAGCGCCTTCGGGCCGCCGAACAAGCCGCACCGGGTGTACGACATGCAGCCGGAGATGCACCGCATCGTCAACGAGCTGATCGACGGCTTCGGGGACGCGCGGCAGATCGACCTGGTGGACCAGTTCGCCTACCCCTTCCCGGTCACCGTGATCTGCCGGATGCTCGGCGTGCCCCGCGAGGACGAGCCGCACTTCCGGGACCTGGTGGACCCGATCGTCGCCGGGCTCGACCCCGCCACCCGGCTGGCGGGCGGCGCCGAGTTCCAGAAGAAGTGGCAGGAGGCGCGGACGCAGCTCGGCATGTACCTGGCCGGGCTGGTGGAAGAGCGCAAGAAGCATCCGCGGGACGACATGCTGTCCGACCTGGCGAACAGCCACGGCCCGGACGGGTCCATGTCGACGATGGAGGTGCTGGCGACCTCCGTGCTGCTGCTGATCGCCGGCCACGAGACGACGGTCAACCTGATCACCAACGGCATGCTGACCCTGCTGCGGCACCCGGAGATCTTCCAGCGGCTGCGGGAGGACCCCGAACTGTCGATCAAGATCGTGGAGGAGCTGCTGCGCTACGAACCGCCGGTCCAGATCGTCCCGCAGCGCACCAACATCACGGACATCGAGGTCCGCGGGGTCACGATCCCGAAGGGCTCGATGCTCTGGCTGGTCATCGCCGCGGGCAACCGCGACCCCGAGCGGTTCGCCGATCCCGACCGCTTCGACCCTGACCGCCAGGACATCGAGCACCTCGGTTTCGGCAGCGGCATCCACAGCTGCTTCGGCGCGCCGCTGGCCCGGCTGGAGACCCAGATCGCGCTGTCCGAGCTGGCCCGTCGGCTGGAGAACCCCCGTCTGGTCGACGACCCGCCGCCGTACCGGGAGAACGCGGTGCTGCGCGGGCCGCGCCATCTGAACATCGCGATCGACGGGGTGCGTTGACCCTTACAGCTACAGCTACAGCTCAGGGAGTGAGCAGCCTGAGCTGTACGAGTCCGATCCAGGTCTCCGGTTCCGGCTGGGCGTAGGCCGCCCGTACCCCGTAGGTGCCCGCTTCCAGCGGGACGCGGAGGTGTCCGGTGTCGTCCACCCCGTTGCCCGGCCAGGCCGAGTCGAACAGGACGACCGGGCCGGGCACGTGCCAGCGCAGCTCGCTCTCCCAGGCGGCGGTGGCGAGGGCGGCGCGGGCGGCGGCCAGCAGCTCCTCCTCGGAGTTCGCGGCGGACCAGCGCACGAAGGTGCCGTGGTCCGCCAGGTAGGAGGTGGAGGCGGGTTCGTCGCCGAGGACGAGGGCCGCGCTGTCCCCGACCGGGAGCAGGGCGGCGTACCCGTCGACCTCGCACGCGCGGTCGTAGTCGGTGGCCAGCTCCTCGCTGTCGGCACCCGCCCAGAACGGCAGCACCGTCTCCGGAACCGCTATCAGCGGGCCACCGCCCGACTCCACCCACTCCAGCTCGCCTGGATCCGCGTATCGCACCATGGTGCGAGAACCTACACGCACGGCACCGGGACCCCGGACGTCAGCACCCGCACTCGCCCCGCAGCGACGCGGTGCGGGGGTTTCGCGGGGCGCCGCCCCGGCTGTTCGTGACCAACGGCACCTGGGCGGCGGGGAGTTGTCCGGCCCGCCGGCTGTCCGAGCGCCGGCCGGTCACACCCCGCGCTGCCGCAGCGCCGACCCCGACCTGCCCTTCACGACCTCCAGTTGGGCGTGGACGCGGCGACGCAGGTCGGCCACGTGACTCACGATGCCGACGCTGCGGTCGCGTGCGCGCAGGGAGTCGAGGACGTCGAGGACCTCGTCCAGGGTCTGGTCGTCCAGGCTGCCGAACCCCTCGTCGATGAAGAGCGTGTCCAGCCGGACACCGCCCGCCTCGTCGGTGACGACGTCGGCGAGGCCGAGGGCGAGGGCGAGGGAGGCGAAGAAGGTCTCGCCGCCGGACAGGGTCGCGGTGTCCCGTTCCCGGCCGGTCCAGGCGTCCACGACGTGCAGCCCGAGCCCGCTGCGGCCGCGTCCGGCGCGGTCGGCGAAGTGCACGAGCGTGTAGCGGCCCGAGGACATGCGCTGGAGCCGCATGGTCGCGGCCGCGGCGACCTGTTCCAGGCGGGCGGCCAGGACGTACGACTCCAAGCGCATTCTGCGCTCGTTGTCGGCGGAGGTGCCGGCCGTGAGGGCGGCCAGGCCGGCCACCCGGTCGTACTCCTCGCGCAGCGGGCCGAGCCGTCGTACGCCGTCCGCGGCGCGGTCGGAGAGGCGGTCCAGTTCAGTGGTGCGGCGGGCGGCCGCGTCGTGGGCGGAGGCGGCCTCGCGCAGCCGCAGGTCCGCCTCGGCCGCGGCACGCTCCGCGGCTACGGGGTCGGCGGGCGGGCGCTGGGCGGCGGCCGCGGTGTCGGCCTCCGCGAGCACGGCGCGTACGGCGGACTCCTCGGACTGCCAGGCGTCCAGGCGGTGTTGGAGGGTGCGGTGGGCGGCGTCGTCCAGGAGGGCGTCGGCGGCGGCCTGCGGGGTGTCGAAGCCGGCGCGGTAGGCGGCGTCGGCGAGACGGGCGTCGGCGTCCTTGAGCCGCTGGGCGGCGTCCTCGGCGGCGCGCGCCGCGTCGGCGGCGTCGGTGAGCAGGACCGCGCGCCGCTCCAGCTGGGCCGCACGGGCGCCCACGCTGTCGGCAGCTCCGCGCGCCTGCGTCAACTCCGCTTCGAGGGCGGCCTGTTCACGTTCCAGGGTGTCGCGGCGGGTGAGCCGGGAAGCGGTCCGCACGGCCGCCTGCTGGCGGGCCGCGAAGCGCTGTTCGCGCTCGTGTTCGGCCTTGCGCAGTTCCTCGTGCGCGGCGTGCAGGGCGGAGGCGGTACGGCGGGCGCGCGTGTACTCCTGCTCCAACTCCGCGGTCTCGGCGGCGAGTCGGGCGGTGGCGGTGTCGCCGGCCTCGGCGGTGGCGGCGGCCAGGGCCTCGCGGACCGCGCCGAGGCGCCGCTCGTGCTCGGTGCGCTGTTCGTCGGCCTTCTGGAAGGCGGTGAGGGCGCGCTCCTCGGCCTCGCGGTCGACGTGTCCGGCGACCCTGCGGGCCGGGGCGGGGTGTTCGGTGGCTCCGCAGACGGCGCACGGCGCGCCGTCGGTGAGGTGTGCGGCAAGTTCGGCGGCGATGCCGTTCAGGCGCTGTTCCTTGAGGTCCAGCCAGTGGCCGCGGGCGTCCAGGGCGCGCTGTTCGGAGGCGAGTGCGCGGCTGCGCGCCTCCTCCAGGTCCGCGGTCAGCCTGTCCCGGGTCCGTGCCGCGTCGAGGCGGCGGCGCGCGGGTTCGCGCTGGACGGCGAGCTGTTCGGCGCGGGTGGCCGCCTCCTGGGCGGTCTCGATGCGGGACTGCAGGCCGGCGCGTGTGGCTTCCCAG comes from the Streptomyces sp. NBC_00820 genome and includes:
- a CDS encoding SDR family oxidoreductase, whose protein sequence is MTSLAHPTAEELRRDPLPLRGRTALVTGAGRRAGIGYAVARRLAAYGASVHVHHHVPHDAAMPWGADRPEVVVDSVRAALADPAARVTEGPGDLADPAGPARLVDTVVAEFGRLDILVANHALSGSDGTLDEIDAAMLDAHWAVDTRSVLLLIQAYARHRATLPEGTPGGRVMMMTSGQDMGGGMPGEIAYALQKGALASVTRSLSADLAERGITVNTVNPGPVDTGYATGEDHAAVATRFPAGRWGLPDDPARLIAWLATDEAGWITGEVINSEGGWRR
- a CDS encoding ferredoxin, which translates into the protein MRLVVDLNKCQGYAQCAFLAPDIFAMHGEESLIYDPLAHEEQLERLERAVAACPVQAITADGLDPRDGFLAGSDFVAGTGRESSDGR
- a CDS encoding NAD(P)/FAD-dependent oxidoreductase; amino-acid sequence: MAADYVDWLRREGRIAIVGASLAGLRAAETLRAEGFAGSLTMIGDEPYEPYDRPPLSKAVLLGKASPDHTDLPQRRDIDAKWRLGVAATGLDITAKRVRLSDGDEVEYDRLLIATGVRARPWPNEAEAGLDGVFVLRTRDDAVGLCRRLGAGARRVFVVGAGFAGSEVASACREHGMEVTVAERAGGPLVGALGGVIGAVAMDLQLENGVDLRTHVTVTALEGDSGGKVRAVHLSDESVVETDVVVVSLGSIRNTDWLAGSGLGAGPRGIATDAGCRAFDFRGIVTDDVFAAGDVARSPHPLFGYQFLSLEHWGNAVAQGETAAHNMICPATDRRPHMWMPAFWSSQFGVNIKSVGVPPMADEIMITQGSLTERRFAGVYGYKGRIVAAVTFNNAKWLEYYQRQIEQGAPFPVGYPTMDRRPEGRQPMPADFPDPSLPTHGPTVTLSGYSPADRRMVFTPAHH
- a CDS encoding cytochrome P450, whose product is MSQVSLVRQILDHANRANPYPLYAELLKTPVVHDGEYGPYVISSYWDIESLLHDPRISSDSANLAAAGPDAMPQAEDDTGLPPSFIRLDPAEHDRLRRITNSAFGPPNKPHRVYDMQPEMHRIVNELIDGFGDARQIDLVDQFAYPFPVTVICRMLGVPREDEPHFRDLVDPIVAGLDPATRLAGGAEFQKKWQEARTQLGMYLAGLVEERKKHPRDDMLSDLANSHGPDGSMSTMEVLATSVLLLIAGHETTVNLITNGMLTLLRHPEIFQRLREDPELSIKIVEELLRYEPPVQIVPQRTNITDIEVRGVTIPKGSMLWLVIAAGNRDPERFADPDRFDPDRQDIEHLGFGSGIHSCFGAPLARLETQIALSELARRLENPRLVDDPPPYRENAVLRGPRHLNIAIDGVR
- a CDS encoding immunity 21 family protein, translating into MVRYADPGELEWVESGGGPLIAVPETVLPFWAGADSEELATDYDRACEVDGYAALLPVGDSAALVLGDEPASTSYLADHGTFVRWSAANSEEELLAAARAALATAAWESELRWHVPGPVVLFDSAWPGNGVDDTGHLRVPLEAGTYGVRAAYAQPEPETWIGLVQLRLLTP
- a CDS encoding SMC family ATPase; its protein translation is MRLHRLDLTAFGPFGDCQSVDFDALSTAGLFLLHGPTGAGKTSVLDAVCYALYGSVPGARQSGQGTNLRSDHADSAVRTEVRLELTVAGRRLEITRQPPWERPKKRGTGTTLDKAQTWLREYDAPAGAWKDLSRSHQEIGEEITQLLGMSREQFCQVVLLPQGDFARFLRADAEARGRLLGRLFDTQRFADVEKRLAERRRTTEARVREGDTALLADAHRMQQAAGDAMELPELAPGEPGLAEAVLGAAAVARTTAREHLTIAHGRLTAAEDAHATARHALADARELARLQSRFAEARQRAERLRERAGEHHATQERMDRGRKAEAVTPALELREDAESAHRQAAAAETHARGLLPDSDTDAGVTGLAAAARRAAEELGGLESARRAEQRLARLAVERAELDRQERTDEDVQREADAWLDGWEATRAGLQSRIETAQEAATRAEQLAVQREPARRRLDAARTRDRLTADLEEARSRALASEQRALDARGHWLDLKEQRLNGIAAELAAHLTDGAPCAVCGATEHPAPARRVAGHVDREAEERALTAFQKADEQRTEHERRLGAVREALAAATAEAGDTATARLAAETAELEQEYTRARRTASALHAAHEELRKAEHEREQRFAARQQAAVRTASRLTRRDTLEREQAALEAELTQARGAADSVGARAAQLERRAVLLTDAADAARAAEDAAQRLKDADARLADAAYRAGFDTPQAAADALLDDAAHRTLQHRLDAWQSEESAVRAVLAEADTAAAAQRPPADPVAAERAAAEADLRLREAASAHDAAARRTTELDRLSDRAADGVRRLGPLREEYDRVAGLAALTAGTSADNERRMRLESYVLAARLEQVAAAATMRLQRMSSGRYTLVHFADRAGRGRSGLGLHVVDAWTGRERDTATLSGGETFFASLALALGLADVVTDEAGGVRLDTLFIDEGFGSLDDQTLDEVLDVLDSLRARDRSVGIVSHVADLRRRVHAQLEVVKGRSGSALRQRGV